Below is a window of Musa acuminata AAA Group cultivar baxijiao chromosome BXJ3-11, Cavendish_Baxijiao_AAA, whole genome shotgun sequence DNA.
AATTTCCTTAGAAATGGTGCATATCTATCTATAGAAAAGGTCCCTACATGTTATATTTCAATTCTAACAAGGTACTCCTGGTTTGTAAGCTCTCCATCTTATTAAAGCACTCACGAGTCTTAACATTGTTTTCATAGGGTATACTCTAGCACTGGATTAACACCTAAGCAGTGAAAAAAAATCCAGACACCAATAATATGCTCACCCATACCACCACAttttcaaagtaaatacaaatcctCATGCACAGGAATATCGAATATATTACCTAGAAAATGTCAAATATATTTATGTGATcagttggaattatgtgttgtacTTTGATCACACTCATCAGCAGATCATTTTGACCAAAAAACTTGATAATATTTATTATGTCAGAAAGTGTACTAGTTCTAAATATAAACAAACACATAATAAAAGATGAGATGGTATTGTCATTAGTAAAGACAATCAGAGAAAGACtgaaaagaagaataagaataaTGATACGGTCAATCGATCACAAAAGAGTTATCATTACACCTTCAATATGAAGAAGAATTCAGAAAAGTAACTGAGATGCCTAAGAAAGTCAAAAGTAATTAGCATTGAGAAACTTGCTGCTGAAATTTAGATAGATAAACATGTTAACCGAGCAGAAGGGGCAACACTATCGCTGACTTTTTTACTGCTTCAAGAAAATTTATACAACAGGATATCGTCAAAGAGGATTTGATCAAAGTGTTAAACTCTCATATAATAGTAAACCACAATATATACCAATTATTTGGTATAGCCAAAGAGATATTTTCCCCACAATAAACCCTGGGTTGGGTGAGAGACAAATCAAATGTTGGTCAAGTGGGTAAGACCATATTATGGATGGCTTAAACTAAAAATGGATGGACGGGCTTGATCTCACACTGATATGGAAAACTAGGAATGATATGAGGGCCACTCAGACTAAAATAGAGAGCTATATGGTGTGTCCTATAAGGCCATTGCTTATGATTTAAGATACAATAAACCCTGCAAGTGACAAGTCTGAAGGGTTAGGTGAGAGATAGGGCAAATATTGATTGGGTGGGTACGACTCTCTTCTGGATGGCTTAAACTAAACATAGTGGGGCTTATTCTCACATTGAAAGCGATCAAGTTGTAAGGCATTTAATCAGAAACTCTAATGATCAAGGAGTAAGCCATTTAATCAGAAACTCTGATGGTCAAGGGGTAAGCCATTCAATCAGAAACTCTAATAGCTGAGGAGTAAGGCATTTAATCAGAAACTCTAATGGTCAAGGAGTAAGGCATTCAATCAGAAACTCTAATGGTCAAGGAGTAAGGCATTTAATCAGAAACTCTAACGGTCAAGGAGTAAGGCATTTAATCAGAAACTCTAATGGTTGAGGAGTAAGGCATTTAATCAGAAACTCTAATGGTGATTGTTTAATCTTTGGTGGCAAATATGTGCCAGAGAGCTAATGGTGATTGTTTAATCAATGGTAGCAAATATGTGCCAAAGAGCAACAATAAACACTGTGAAGCAATTGATATGGGGGAAGGTCTCCAAGTTGCTATTGCGGAAATGATTTCTAAGCTGCATGCAAAGAGTGATCCGGCTTATGTTGTAAGAGTAGTCAATCACATGAAATTATAACGTGATAACAAATAAATGTGTATAAAGACATTTTTGACCTGAtaagaatattttatataatCAACTTATCTCATGTACATTGAGAGGCAAACAAAGTGAACAACAATATTTTTGAGATTATAGATGTAAAGGGATTGTCTTCTCTCTCATCACAGGAGGATTTTGTTATAGGACTTTGTATCAACATAGTTCTAATTTTTGAGAAAAATAATATAGTTTGAATTCTAAAAATTAAAACTATGGTAATTCAAATATCTATAACAAAATACTCCCCTTACTTCAGAATAGACAATCAGAAAGAGCTTTAAGTATCAATCTGTGCCACAAAAAATGGACTTAAAAGTCATAACAAAGCTGACCATCCAGTTGATCGCATATACATGAGAAAAATTGGTTCTATCAAACATTCTCATTAGATTAAAAATATCTTTGTACATATTGATTTGTTATAGCTGCATCACTATCGACCTGCAGCTTATAAATCACCTCGTAAAGATCTTCCTGCATAACATTTACTTCACAATCCTGACATTGTCCTTTGGCATATACTTGCCACAGAGATTAAACTATCACCATTAGAGTGTTTGATTAAAAGCTATCCCTTCGGTGTGTTCGGTATGAGATCAAGCCTCAATTATCTTTAATTTAAGTcatcaagaataggatctcatccACCTAGCCAAAATTTGACCTATCTCACCCAACTCTTCAAACTTGTGGAATCACAATGGTCTTATAGAACAGACCATTTAGCTTTGTTTTTGTCTACGTACCACTTATATCATCATTAGATTTCCATATTAATCATAATCCATTAGCAATCAAGGCTATCAGACTCAAAGCATTTCAATGATAACTCTCTTATGATTGATGAACCATATCATTATTCATATTTTCTTTTTGATCTTTCTCTTATTGTCTTTGCTAATAACAATACCATCTTTTGTCGAGTGTTTCTGTATATATAAAGTTAATACATCTTATAGGGTAATAGATGTTATCGAGGTTCTTGATCAAAATGGTTTGATCATGGTACTTGAAGATTATAGTATGCCTATGGAAAAACAATTATAATAGACCTTAAAAAAGAAGAATGATATAACTTGTTTCAGTAGGCATTcactgaaaaataataataatttatcacaAAGCATTAAATTTATTAAACACTTCACCACCAAGAAATCACAAAAGGATTATGATCAGCATAAGACATTCTAAATCAATTTGCTGGTAACCAGTCAGATATATCACAATCTGTAGATAGATGTCACAATTTGTTCTAAAATGATTCAGGTTATTAATGTTTCTATGGTAATAACGATCAAGAAGCAAACCATCAAGATTCGGCTGAGGTGGACTCGTCATCTTTGTGCTTCAGCACGCCGGAGTCCACAAGAATCGGCACCTCGGCGGCGAGCCACGGCGCGAGGCCCAGGCAAAGGGCATGCGCAATTCCAAACCTAGGACTGTGAATCAACAAATAGATCATTCACGAAGCCAAAAGAAATAGGAGGTACCGATGAATCGCGATCAGGAGGGAGAAGAAGGGAGGGTAAATCAAGTTCTTTACCAGTTCTTGGCCCAAAGGGGCTTGAAGTGAACAGTGAGGCAGATCTTGCCTCCCCTGTACATCTTGTGGGTCTTGCCGTCGAGCTGGGGGAGCTCGATCTCGGGAGCGGTGGCGGGGTATGTGACGGGGATGTCGAACTGGAGAGCGAACTCGTAGCGGCGGAGGTTGTGGACGTACCAGCAGGTGCCGGACCAGCGGGTGCCCTCGGGGTTGGCGGCCGAGATGCGGAACCAGTCGTTGTCGTGGGACTTGTTCATGGTGGTGTAGGCGATCAGGGCGCGGTACTCCTCCTTCAGCCGCTGCGTCCACGCCGCCCCGTCTCGCGGGCCCGCCCGCGTCGACAGCAGCGGGATCTGCGTCAAAGCCGACTTCGTGCTCGGATCCCAGCCCTccatctcctccctcctcctcctcctccccccttcCCCTtcttcgcctctctctctctctcgatcaagatcaagaaaatttaTAGGGTTTGGA
It encodes the following:
- the LOC103972171 gene encoding ubiquitin-fold modifier-conjugating enzyme 1, with amino-acid sequence MEGWDPSTKSALTQIPLLSTRAGPRDGAAWTQRLKEEYRALIAYTTMNKSHDNDWFRISAANPEGTRWSGTCWYVHNLRRYEFALQFDIPVTYPATAPEIELPQLDGKTHKMYRGGKICLTVHFKPLWAKNCPRFGIAHALCLGLAPWLAAEVPILVDSGVLKHKDDESTSAES